CCTGAATTTTTAATCACAAGGCTGTTTCACAAAACCTAGAAAGAGGAAGCCAGGGATATCCAGTTTCATGAAAGCAGTTAAGCATTAAAATACTTACAgctactattattattcttgtaaaaacatttatattgtggGCTATTTAGTCCACTCGCTTAGTTTTATATCGACATAAAGTAAGACGTCTAACAAAAAGGGTAAAACCAGCTGCCAGACTAAGACATTActtaacaacacaacagaatacATTATAAACATGCTCATAAAGTAAAGCAGTGTAGCCTCATGACTACTTCTGTCAATGTGTATTTCCCTTTCTGTACAAAGGACCATTCAAAGTGTACTGTGTACTACTGCCTGTTAAAAGCAtcattatcttctttttttaaatgattacaaATGAAGTGCAATTCAGTCACCACTAACACTAATTTCGAGTCTACATTATGCAATCAGGCTTCTGTTGTCTGACACCATTTTGCTCCGTCAGGTTAAAATACGCAGCCTTTTCTCAAACAATAAATCCCACCTTGTGTTCTGATAAAGAAAGCTGTGAAAGCGCCTGTATCTAAAATACTTAAACCCCCGAGTGGCCTATAGCTGCATGTCCTTATCCTATGTGAACCATAAAAATCCAGGATGAACTGATCCAATCCTGGGTTTTCTATGATAATCCTGGATTTCTTTCTTCTGCTTTGGTGAAACAGCCCTCTGGAGAGTTTGAGACGTGTCCCCTTCCAGCGTCGTTCTCACATGAAGGTGGAAGTGATTTCTGATGACAGTGAAGACCTGCTGGCCCTTGAAACCGATGCTCTCTCCATGAGGCCGATCTTCCTCATTATCTGCAGCAGCCTCCTCCTGAATTTCTCCCCCACAAAGGCATACAGCACCGGGTTCACACAGCTGTGGAGCAGGCCGAGACTCTGGGTGGCAAACATGGCGTGATTCACCGCAATCCTTGCCGGGCACTGGTAGAGCACTGGTCTTGTCCTGAAGAACGAATCTGTCATCACTGCAATGTGGTACGGCGTCCAGCAGAGCAGAAACGCCACGACCACGACCACGATCACCCTCATGGCGCGTTGCCGCTGAAATCCACCACGGATTTGAAGGAGACGCCGTATGGTCACTCCGTAACAGGTCAACATGATGGTCAGAGGGATCACAAAACCCAAAGCATGGCGCAGGATTCTGGTGGCCAGACGCCACTCTTCAGCACTGACGGGGTCATACATTTCAGAGCACACTATGTGGCTCGAGTTTGGAGATAGGGACAAGGTACTGAAGAGGCCCGGCAGAGACAACAACGCTCCCAAAGCCCAGACGGCGGCACAAACTACCCAGCTGATCAGCTGGCGGTTCGCCCTGCGTGCATCCATCGCGCGCACAATCGCCATGTAGCGGTCTATACTGATGCAAGTCAGGAAGAGGATGCTGGAGTAGAAGCTCAGCTCCTGGAGGATGGTAACAATTTTGCACATGGCATCTCCGAACAACCAGCCCCACGAGACAGAGACGGCCCAAAACGGGATAGTGACAGCAAGGAGGAGGTCGGCGACGGCCAGGTGAAGGAGGTAGAGGTCAGAGGGCGGCAGCGACTGCTTGCTGAGGCCAATCACCAGGCCCACCACCAGATTTCCAGGAATGGCCAACAGGAAGATGAGGATGTAGAACACGCTGGCGGCCATCATCACTGCACCCGGGGTCAAGAAGGATTTGCAGGGCTGCGTTGCAGGATCAGGGACGAACTCAGTGTAATTGTAGGTGAAGTTGAGTTCGTCATAAATAGAGCCAAAGTCTAAGATAAAAGAAGAGGAGTTTGGATCTAAGGACAAAGCACAATAATATACTTGTATGTTACAATATGTATCATAGGATGTACtgacattattatcattgttacaTAATAAAtggggattaaaaaaacaattctattGTTTTCACAATAATTATACAACTTATATATCATCCAAACTAATATGTTATCATGACAAGCCTAATTCTTACTGTTAGACAGTGTATTGCTTTGTTTATGGGATAaaaattcaagattcaagattctttattgttattataaagcATAACAAAATTTCCTCCCGAGACTCTCAGCACACAttgaaatgaatagaaaataacaaatagaaaaatagaaaagaacaaaacagaaaacaagataGGATATTGCGAACCATAACACACATTATATTTGTTACcatattcacaataaaatgtactaaaataaatatgaattctTCAGTTAGCCCTGCCCACTCGCCTGCATACTCCAGTGGAGCCTgtcatgaatgagtgagtgagtgagtgttgtgcATGAACACTCTCAATGAATGTGTTACCATtgctgtaacaagtgaatttcGCCAGTGGGGTCgataaaatctaatctaatctaatctaatttataTCCTGAGAGTGGTGTGGCAAAGtcagctctttttttgtttgtttgtttgttggtttgcaAATAacgttaaatgtaaatgaattacATCCCATAATTTACTGTCAAGGACCAGTTTTAAGTCTAAATGAGGTGGGTGTGCTATGAGCTGACCTGTTCGGTGACGTAAAGGCTACCTTGTCACCTGGTTTGTCTTATATGGCTGAGGTTTACGGTTGAATACTGAGCATTCATTTAATACATTAGCCCAGAAAAGGAACACCTATGATGTTATTGTGATTAATCTGGGAGATTGCTTCTCTAAATATTAATGAATTAACAGCAGGTATGTGGAAATCTATCTTAAAATCTCTAAGATTAAGAGAAGCCTGTttgaaaaaacatgaatattaataGTTTCAATAGTAATCCATATTAATAGAGaaaaatgtggttgttttttaataccAATAGGActttataaacatttatttatttttctgctgttttggaACTCTTAATTaagttcaattttattttttttaaaaaaggaaaatagttccttttcttgtatgtgtatgaaCTGAATTTGGAACCACTTTCTAAATATGGACCGACTCAACACTGTgtatcaaataaaacaacaaatgtaagtTTTCATTTGAAGGATGAGAGACACTCACCAGTCATTGCTGCGTCTTCTTGGTCAGAGGCACTGCTGACTATCTCACGAGGAGGCAAAGAACAAAGAAGTGTGACTCTCTCCACCCCCTTCCCATCACCATATACCATGAGCTCTTTTTCCTGTTTGCTTCATCGACTCGACATATTCATCCACTGAAAagtacaaaaaaggaaaatgtgataaatacatttgaaagtgtgtaaaatatacAACAATTTGTCACATGTTGGGAGCAGAGGACAATCTATAGCCTATTAAgaacatgcttttattttgtagtgtaaATAATTGTTCATGGCTTgataaaagtatatataaaaaaaaacactcagacacGACATTTAATCTGCAGTTTTACTGCTGTGGCTGATCACTAATATATAACGTGGAACAtgtgtctgtttacattttattgctTCATTTTCTGTGTACTTTATTCTCACTCATTCTGTCTATACAATATACTTATTTTTCATATTAACTCCTCTCAATTACTTCTCTAAAtccattaacattaacattcagtGTTGACAGTAGTTTGACAATTGTTTGGTTATTCCTGCACCACATGTGGTTTCCTTCCCCCGCATTAATAAGTGTGAGTCACATTATGTGAATCACCACAGTCATGAGATGCCACTGTCATACACTgcgggcaaaaaaaaaaaaaaacaataaaaaaacgaAAGGGAAACCACTTCATGTTTATCAgctaaactaaataaacactGGATGACTCGTCCACAGACATGCAAGAGAGGCAAAGCAACATGGCTGTCtaactttatatttaatgtttatttagaGAAAGAAATGCATCAAGTGCGTGATTCTTCCCCacattttgcaaatatttaataaCTCTTTTATTTTAGCATTGTTGTACAGCAAGAACGTCACCCGGTTCGACCAAGTGAGAAGGAATTGGACTTGTGACTGGAGAGATGTCGGTCTAAACTGAGTAATTGTGGGACAGGTCAAGGGCAAGGTACCCAACACCCTGGGTCCAGATTTGTGTCCGCTAGTGATGTGTTGGCAAATAAAACTgattctcattttaaataagaaaaagacTCAAGGTCTGATGAAGGCAATAAAAACACGTCAACTGTGCCACTATCAACATACCATGTGCCAGGTTTAAAAAGCCATAAACGACatgatttgacattttctcatGGGCAACTACGGGCTGAGAGGAAGTTCCCACAACTCATGACACACATCATGTGTCGCCACATGAGCGACGAGCATCACATTTCCTGCCACACTTCTCAGGAGTTTCAACTTCCAGTGTCACAAGTCCTGCAAACTTCATCATTACATgcacgagacacacacacacacattaataaacatgttATGGTGGTTTGGGTGCCTGTGCTCGTGAAGAAGGGCTGATCGTCGCTTTGTTTTATCGAGCAGCTTATGAAGCGCGTTTACTTGTTCCCATCTTTTCCCACAGAACCGAATGTGAACTACGCAAAGGACACAAGAAATGCGTCAAATGTGAAATGGGGCAACACTTTGCGCACACGGGTCATGTTTTTCGGTGCTTGGTGCAACAGAGGATGTGAGGAAAGTGGATGTCGAGTTCAATGTGTTGCTTCAAGATTGAATACTTGACGATGAGGGGTTTAGGTTTATGTAAgtgcagcagaaaaacacatgcgGGAAAGGAagtttaaacataaaaacacttcattcaatTTCTACACTTacaaaaaagtttatttttaaccactagatggtgctaGAGAAGTTAATCACTGGAATCTGGACTGCTGAGTTGATAGTGTTGGTGAGGCTTTGGGGATGAAGAGTTCATTGATAAATTGTGTGGCAAACTAACACACTAACCAAAACCACAAGTATTAAAAAGgaacaagacatttttattgGCATCATTATTGTgcttaaagctacagtaggcaggatttCTCCAATATAATTGATTAATATTTCCATAACCTTTGTAATATATTGTAAATCCAAGTGATACGCGAGAAATAGAAGAGACGTCTGCATCTCCTCTGGGCTCCGCTTGCATCTCTACAACTAAAACCTGTGCTTTGAACAATCACTGGGCATTTCATAGAGTGAGAGCGCTCACTACTGGCAGTTTAAACACAACTATAAAACCCTTTGGTAAGATGACTTCTACCAGAAAACCCTCAGTGACTGCAACAGtgtaaataaacttaaa
Above is a window of Solea senegalensis isolate Sse05_10M linkage group LG2, IFAPA_SoseM_1, whole genome shotgun sequence DNA encoding:
- the LOC122763916 gene encoding C-X-C chemokine receptor type 1-like isoform X2 gives rise to the protein MVYGDGKGVERVTLLCSLPPREIVSSASDQEDAAMTDFGSIYDELNFTYNYTEFVPDPATQPCKSFLTPGAVMMAASVFYILIFLLAIPGNLVVGLVIGLSKQSLPPSDLYLLHLAVADLLLAVTIPFWAVSVSWGWLFGDAMCKIVTILQELSFYSSILFLTCISIDRYMAIVRAMDARRANRQLISWVVCAAVWALGALLSLPGLFSTLSLSPNSSHIVCSEMYDPVSAEEWRLATRILRHALGFVIPLTIMLTCYGVTIRRLLQIRGGFQRQRAMRVIVVVVVAFLLCWTPYHIAVMTDSFFRTRPVLYQCPARIAVNHAMFATQSLGLLHSCVNPVLYAFVGEKFRRRLLQIMRKIGLMERASVSRASRSSLSSEITSTFM
- the LOC122763916 gene encoding C-X-C chemokine receptor type 1-like isoform X1, which translates into the protein MVYGDGKGVERVTLLCSLPPREIVSSASDQEDAAMTDPNSSSFILDFGSIYDELNFTYNYTEFVPDPATQPCKSFLTPGAVMMAASVFYILIFLLAIPGNLVVGLVIGLSKQSLPPSDLYLLHLAVADLLLAVTIPFWAVSVSWGWLFGDAMCKIVTILQELSFYSSILFLTCISIDRYMAIVRAMDARRANRQLISWVVCAAVWALGALLSLPGLFSTLSLSPNSSHIVCSEMYDPVSAEEWRLATRILRHALGFVIPLTIMLTCYGVTIRRLLQIRGGFQRQRAMRVIVVVVVAFLLCWTPYHIAVMTDSFFRTRPVLYQCPARIAVNHAMFATQSLGLLHSCVNPVLYAFVGEKFRRRLLQIMRKIGLMERASVSRASRSSLSSEITSTFM